Proteins from a genomic interval of Helicoverpa zea isolate HzStark_Cry1AcR chromosome 13, ilHelZeax1.1, whole genome shotgun sequence:
- the LOC124635760 gene encoding probable cytochrome P450 49a1 isoform X2: protein MLFVFDASEVERVFRGEDAAPHRPSMPSLNYYKHTLRKDFFGAEENCAGVIAVHGESWSAFRTKVSRVALSAGAAAQYTVPVAEVADAFIQRIRKIRNENSETPDDFLNEVHKWSLESLSLIALDTRLNCFEASEDSESMKLIHAVQTFFLSVGELELRAPWWRLYPTKMFRQYVAALDTILSVTLRYVEKALKECEATGSSKSLLQDLVAAAGPRVAAVAALDLFLVGIDTTSNAVASILYQLSLRPSVQERLYEEISKVLQDRPMKPGDVNQMPYLKACVKEVLRMYPVVIGNGRQLTKDTVICGYNIPKGTQVIFQHYVMGNTDDYFSNASEFRPERWLNRCPAQKHHAFASLPFGYGKRMCLGRRFAELEIHTVICKMVQTFKMEYHHEPMDYHIHPMYTPNGPIRIKLTDR from the exons ATGCTGTTTGTCTTCGATGCCAGTGAAGTTGAACGTGTATTTAGAGGCGAAGATGCTGCACCGCATAG gCCTTCGATGCCCTCATTGAACTATTACAAACACACTCTGAGGAAAGACTTCTTCGGGGCCGAGGAAAACTGCGCAGGAGTTATAGCAGT GCACGGTGAATCCTGGTCAGCCTTCCGGACCAAAGTTTCTCGTGTAGCCTTAAGTGCTGGCGCCGCTGCACAATACACGGTGCCAGTAGCTGAAGTGGCTGATGCTTTCATCCAAAG AATTCGTAAAATAAGGAATGAAAATTCAGAAACTCCAGATGATTTCCTGAACGAAGTACACAAGTGGTCTTTGGAAT CCCTCAGCCTCATAGCCCTAGACACACGCCTCAACTGTTTCGAGGCCTCAGAAGACTCGGAGAGCATGAAGCTCATACACGCAGTCCAGACATTCTTCCTGAGCGTCGGCGAGTTGGAACTGCGCGCGCCCTGGTGGCGGCTGTACCCTACCAAGATGTTCCGACAATATGTTGCTGCTTTAGATACTATCCTTAG CGTGACTCTCAGATACGTCGAGAAGGCGCTAAAGGAGTGTGAAGCGACCGGCAGCAGCAAGTCACTATTACAAGACCTGGTGGCTGCTGCTGGGCCAAGAGTTGCAGCCGTGGCCGCTTTAGACCTGTTCCTAGTGGGGATTGATACG ACATCAAACGCGGTGGCTTCCATTTTGTATCAGCTATCATTACGACCATCAGTACAGGAGCGCCTGTATGAAGAAATTAGCAAAGTACTGCAGGACAGGCCGATGAAACCCGGTGATGTTAACCAGATGCCGTATCTGAAGGCCTGCGTCAAAGAAGTATTGAG gaTGTATCCTGTGGTGATTGGTAATGGTCGACAGCTAACTAAGGACACAGTTATTTGCGGCTACAATATACCCAAAGGC ACTCAAGTAATATTCCAGCACTACGTAATGGGCAACACAGACGACTACTTCTCAAACGCGTCAGAGTTCCGTCCGGAGCGATGGCTGAACAGATGTCCCGCTCAGAAGCATCATGCCTTCGCTTCCTTGCCTTTTGGTTACGGGAAGAGAATGTGCTTGGGCAGAAGATTTGCTGAACTCGAAATACATACTGTTATTTGCAAG ATGGTGCAAACCTTCAAAATGGAATACCATCATGAACCCATGGATTATCACATACACCCCATGTACACGCCAAATGGACCAATCAGAATAAAACTAACGGATCGGtag
- the LOC124635728 gene encoding mucin-2-like, whose amino-acid sequence MRIAALIALVQLSLATAVSDEPQTLTAVELNRELSGDNALSPFYESSEDAGVVFIRGSRAADSPLSPDIDVQCAGDFIDVTVEFADIYDGIIYSKGFLNDPKCKYVSLGGSQSRYSFRVPLNGCGSRPLCNACGTIDNVLVFQADDLLQGPQDFARKVSCARTSLEVSTGVVASKEQHTLKLKPFMVDMLDVVAVEGPAGGIECWMDIQKGVFPNTTPLKDSIKIGEYLTILVYLKDVRKQFSLKIHDCWAYDSENYDGVKTSKIQLTDKEGCPKKKKLIDLFQKTTNTGKSGATLIAYSKVSAFRFPETDQVYLTCNVELCTNNCDSSCGGVIKEVSTTIRPSQCYPGSRDPGCQRVTIEPQIKCYPGSLDPRCPQQPTPTTPNCYPGNPDPRCPQITTVTPVCYPGSPDRRCPQPTQPTTQNPPTYLPPTSPAPKCFPGSNDPRCPRPTTPEPPRCFPGSTDPRCPKPTTPEPPRCFPGSSDPRCPKPTTPEPPRCYPGSTDPRCPKPTTPEPPRCFPGSTDPRCPKPTTPEPPRCYPGSTDPRCPKPTTPEPPRCFPGSTDPRCPKPTTPKPVCYPGSPDPNCPQPTRPTTLSPPTYLPPQPTTPGTSPAPRCYPGSNDPRCPKPTTPEPPRCFPGSTDPRCPKPTTPEPPRCFPGSSDPRCPKPTTPEPPRCFPGSTDPRCPKPTTPEPPRCFPGSTDPRCPKPTTPEPPRCFPGSTDSRCPKPTTPEPPRCFPGSSDPRCPKPTSPKPVCYPGSPDPNCPQPTRPTTLSPPTYLPPQPTTPGTSPAPRCYPGSNDPRCPKPTTPEPPRCFPGSTDPRCPKPTTPEPPRCFPGSSDPRCPKPTTPEPPRCFPGSTDPRCPKPTTPEPPRCYPGSTDPRCPKPTTPEPPRCFPGSSDPRCPKPTTPEPPRCFPGSNDPRCPKPTTPEPPRCYPGSTDPRCPKPTTPEAPRCFPGSTDSRCPKPTTPEPPRCFPGSTDPRCPKPTTPAPPNCYPGNTDPRCPRPTTPKPVCYPGSPDPKCPQPPRPTTLNPPTYLPPEPTTPATPPAPKCYPGSNDPRCPKPTTPAPPNCYPGNTDPRCPKPTTPAPPRCFPGSTDPRCPKPTTPAAPNCYPGNTDPRCPKPTTPAPPRCFPGSTDPRCPKPTTPEGPRCFPGSTDPRCPQPTTPAPPNCYPGSTDPRCPKPTTPAPPRCFPGSTDPRCPKPTTPAPPNCYPGSQDPRCPKPTTPSAPNCYPGSTDPRCPKPTTPAPPRCFPGSTDPRCPKPTTPSAPNCYPGSTDPRCPKPTTPAPPRCFPGSTDPRCPKPTTPAPPNCFPGSTDPRCPKPTSPKPVCYPGSPDPKCPQPPRPTTLNPPTYLPPGPTTPATPPAPKCYPGSNDPRCPQPTTPAPPRCFPGSTDPRCPKPTTPAPPNCYPGNTDPRCPKPTTPAPPNCYPGNNDPRCPRPTTPAPPRCFPGSTDPRCPKPTTPAPPNCFPGSTDSRCPQPTTPAPPRCFPGSTDPRCPKPTTPAQPNCYPGSQDPRCPKPTTPAPPNCYPGNTDPRCPKLTTPAPPRCFPGSTDPRCPKPTTPAQPNCYPGNTDPRCPRPTSPKPVCYPGSPDPKCPQPTRPTTLSPPTYLPPVPTTPSIPPTPKCYPGSNDPRCPKPTTPAPPNCYPGSNDPRCPKPTTPAPPRCFPGSTDPRCPKPTTPAPPNCYPGNTDPRCPKPTTPAPPNCYPGNTDPRCPKPTTPAPPNCYPGNTDPRCRKPTTPAPPNCYPGNTDPRCPKPTTPAPPNCYPGNNDPRCPRPTTPAPPRCFPGSTDPRCPKPTTPKPVCYPGSPDPKCPQPPRPTTLNPPTYLPPEPTTSPAPKCYPGSNDPRCPKPTTPAPPRCFPGSTDPRCPKPTTPAPPNCYPGNTDPRCPRPTTPAPPNCYPGSTDSRCPKPTTPAPPRCFPGSTDPRCPKPTTPAPPNCYPGSTDPRCPKPTTPAPPNCYPGNTDPRCPKPTTPAPPNCYPGNTDPRCPRPTTPAPPNCYPGNTDPRCPKPTTPAPPRCFPGSTDPRCPKPTTPAPPNCYPGSTDPRCPKPTTPAPPNCYPGNTDPRCPRPTTPAPPRCFPGSTDPRCPKPTTPTPTKPVCYPGSPDPKCPQPPRPTTLNPPTYLPPEPTTVPTPPAPKCYPGSNDPRCPKPTTPAPPRCFPGSTDPRCPKPTTPAPPNCYPGNTDPRCPRPTTPEPPRCFPGSTDPRCPKPTTPAPPNCYPGSTDPRCPKPTTPAPPRCFLGSTDPRCPKPTTPAPPNCYPGNTDPRCPRPTTPEPPRCFPGSTDPRCPKPTIPAPPNCYPGSTDPRCPKPTTPAPPNCYPGSTDPRCPKPTTPAPPRCFPGSTDPRCPKPTTPAPPNCYPGNNDPRCPRPTPPKPVCYPGSPDPNCPQPPRPTTLNPPTYLPPEPTTAVTPSPAPKCYPGSSDPRCPKPTTPAPPRCFPGSTDPRCPKPTTPEPPRCFPGSNDPRCPKPTTPEPPRCFPGSSDPRCPKPTTPEPPRCFPGSSDPRCPKPTTPEPPRCFPGSSDPRCPKPTTPEPPRCFPGSSDPRCPKPTTPEPPRCFPGSSDPRCPKPTTPEPPRCFPGSSDPRCPKPTTPEPPRCFPGSSDPRCPKPTTPEPPRCFPGSSDPRCPKPTTPEPPRCFPGSTDSRCPRPTTPKPVCYPGSPDPKCPQPPRPTTLNPPTYLPPTTQTLKCYPGSNDPRCPKPTTPEPPRCFPGSTDPRCPRPTTPEPPRCFPGSSDPRCPKPTTPEPPRCFPGSSDPRCPKPTTPEPPRCFPGSSDPRCPKPTTPEPPRCFPGSSDPRCPKPTTPEPPRCFPGSSDPRCPKPTTPEPPRCFPGSSDPRCPKPTTPEPPRCFPGSSDPRCPKPTTPEPPRCFPGSSDPRCPKPTTPEPPRCFPGSNDPRCPKATTPEQPRCYPGSNDPRCPKPTTPEPPRCFPGSNDPRCPKPTSPKPVCYPGSPDPKCPQPPRPTTLNPPTYLPPTTQTLKCYPGSNDPRCPKPTTPEPPRCFPGSNDPRCPKPTTPEPPRCFPGSNDPRCPKPTTPEQPRCYPGSSDPRCPKPTTPEPPRCFPGSNDPRCPKPTTPEQPRCYPGSNDPRCPKPTTPEPPRCFPGSNDPRCPKPTTPEQPRCYPGSNDPRCPKPTTPEPPRCFPGSNDPRCPKPTTPEQPRCYPGSSDPRCPKPTTPEQPRCYPGSNDPRCPKPTQPPTPSSCYPGSRDPKCPQPFAPSSTNPPSTYLPPFPEQNEVNGPRVSRLVKDKDLEDDKSYADTQSEIDSFESSRTQPRSRKVRDVSGASETIAFVTSGNAIVYVAIGSATVMLMSITLAIYLYKNNKTHKSKTVSQTKTNPC is encoded by the exons ATGCGCATAGCGGCACTGATTGCACTCGTGCAG CTGTCGCTCGCTACAGCTGTTTCAGATGAACCACAAACGCTCACAGCGGTTGAGCTGAACCGTGAGCTCTCCGGCGACAATGCGCTCTCACCTTTCTACGAAAGCAGTGAAGATGCTGGGGTCGTATTCATCAGAGGGTCAAGGGCCGCCGACTCGCCCCTCTCCCCCGACATAGACGTGCAATGCGCAGGCGATTTTATCGACGTCACTGTCGAGTTCGCAGATATTTACGATGGTATCATTTACAGTAAGGGCTTCCTGAATGACCCGAAGTGCAA GTACGTATCATTAGGCGGCAGTCAATCGCGGTACTCATTCCGAGTGCCCCTGAATGGCTGCGGCTCTCGTCCCCTCTGTAATGCTTGCGGTACCATCGACAACGTGCTCGTCTTCCAAGCTGATGACTTGCTGCAAGGACCACAGGATTTCGCTCGCAAG GTGTCATGTGCGCGCACTTCTCTAGAAGTGTCAACGGGCGTGGTCGCATCGAAAGAACAGCACACACTTAAACTGAAGCCCTTCATGGTTGACATGCTGGATGTGGTAGCTGTGGAAGGACCTGCCGGAGGAATTGAATGCTGGATGGACATTCAGAAAGGAGTTTTTCCCAAC ACTACTCCATTGAAAGACTCGATCAAGATTGGTGAATACTTGACAATCCTCGTGTACCTGAAGGATGTAAGGAAACAGTTCAGTCTCAAGATCCACGACTGCTGGGCTTATGACAGCGAAAACTACGACGGTGTTAAGACCAGCAAGATTCAACTGACGGACAAAGAAGGCTGTCCTAA GAAGAAGAAGCTTATCGACTTGTTCCAAAAGACCACAAACACTGGTAAAAGTGGAGCAACTCTGATAGCTTACAGCAAAGTGAGCGCCTTCCGATTCCCAGAGACCGACCAAGTCTACCTGACATGCAACGTCGAG TTATGTACGAACAACTGTGACTCCAGCTGCGGTGGTGTGATCAAAGAAGTGTCAACGACAATACGACCATCACAATGTTACCCGGGTTCCCGAGACCCTGGTTGCCAACGCGTCACCATTGAACCACAGATCAAGTGCTACCCTGGTTCACTCGACCCTCGGTGTCCACAACAGCCTACACCGACTACACCAAACTGCTATCCAGGAAATCCAGATCCGCGCTGCCCACAAATAACAACAGTAACACCTGTCTGTTACCCAGGCTCACCAGACCGAAGATGTCCACAACCAACACAACCAACTACACAGAACCCACCTACATATTTACCGCCAACATCACCTGCGCCAAAATGTTTCCCTGGTTCAAATGACCCTAGATGCCCTAGACCAACGACTCCAGAGCCACCTCGTTGCTTCCCTGGATCTACTGACCCTAGGTGCCCTAAACCAACGACCCCAGAGCCACCTCGTTGCTTCCCGGGTTCCAGTGACCCTAGATGCCCCAAACCCACGACCCCCGAGCCACCTCGTTGCTACCCTGGATCTACTGACCCTAGGTGCCCTAAACCAACGACTCCTGAGCCACCTCGTTGCTTCCCTGGATCTACCGACCCTAGATGCCCTAAGCCAACAACGCCTGAGCCACCTCGTTGCTACCCTGGATCTACTGACCCTAGGTGCCCTAAGCCCACAACACCTGAGCCACCTCGTTGCTTCCCAGGTTCGACTGATCCAAGGTGCCCTAAACCAACGACTCCGAAACCAGTTTGTTATCCAGGTTCACCCGACCCCAATTGTCCACAGCCAACACGTCCCACGACATTAAGTCCTCCGACGTATTTACCACCACAGCCTACTACACCAGGAACATCACCCGCTCCCAGGTGTTACCCTGGATCCAACGATCCTAGATGTCCCAAGCCTACAACACCTGAGCCTCCTCGATGCTTCCCTGGATCTACTGACCCAAGGTGCCCCAAGCCTACTACTCCTGAGCCTCCTCGTTGTTTCCCGGGTTCCAGTGACCCTAGATGTCCCAAGCCTACAACTCCTGAGCCTCCTCGATGCTTCCCTGGATCTACTGACCCAAGGTGCCCCAAACCCACAACTCCTGAGCCACCGCGTTGCTTCCCAGGTTCAACTGACCCCCGTTGCCCCAAACCAACGACCCCTGAGCCACCTCGTTGCTTCCCAGGTTCAACTGACTCTCGTTGCCCCAAACCAACAACTCCTGAACCACCGCGTTGCTTCCCAGGTTCCAGTGACCCTAGATGCCCCAAACCAACATCTCCGAAACCAGTTTGTTATCCAGGTTCACCCGACCCCAATTGTCCACAGCCAACACGTCCCACGACATTAAGTCCTCCGACGTATTTACCACCACAGCCTACTACACCTGGAACATCACCCGCTCCCAGATGTTACCCTGGATCCAACGATCCTAGATGTCCCAAACCCACGACTCCTGAGCCTCCTCGATGCTTCCCTGGATCTACTGACCCAAGGTGCCCCAAGCCTACAACGCCTGAGCCACCTCGTTGTTTCCCGGGTTCCAGTGACCCTAGATGCCCCAAGCCCACAACACCTGAGCCACCTCGTTGCTTCCCTGGATCTACTGATCCCAGATGCCCCAAGCCTACAACTCCTGAGCCTCCTCGTTGCTATCCCGGCTCAACTGACCCTAGGTGCCCCAAGCCAACGACCCCAGAGCCACCTCGTTGCTTCCCAGGTTCCAGTGACCCTAGGTGCCCCAAACCCACGACTCCTGAACCACCTCGTTGCTTCCCGGGGTCTAATGACCCTAGATGTCCCAAGCCAACCACCCCAGAGCCACCTCGATGCTATCCCGGCTCAACTGACCCTAGGTGCCCTAAGCCTACTACTCCTGAAGCTCCTCGTTGCTTCCCTGGATCTACCGACTCTAGGTGCCCCAAGCCAACAACTCCAGAGCCACCTCGCTGCTTCCCAGGAAGCACTGACCCCCGTTGCCCTAAACCAACAACGCCTGCACCTCCTAACTGTTACCCAGGCAACACTGATCCAAGATGCCCGAGACCAACAACTCCAAAACCTGTTTGCTATCCAGGCTCCCCTGACCCCAAATGCCCACAGCCACCGCGTCCTACAACATTGAATCCACCTACATATTTGCCGCCAGAGCCTACTACGCCAGCAACACCACCAGCTCCTAAATGTTACCCTGGGTCTAACGACCCTAGATGTCCCAAACCAACGACACCTGCTCCTCCTAACTGCTATCCTGGAAACACAGACCCGCGTTGCCCTAAACCCACAACTCCTGCACCTCCTAGATGCTTCCCCGGCAGTACAGACCCGCGTTGCCCTAAGCCGACCACTCCTGCAGCACCAAATTGTTATCCTGGAAACACAGACCCACGTTGTCCTAAACCAACTACACCTGCTCCACCAAGGTGTTTCCCTGGCAGCACAGATCCAAGATGTCCGAAACCAACAACACCCGAGGGTCCACGTTGCTTCCCTGGATCAACTGATCCGCGATGCCCACAACCAACTACTCCAGCTCCTCCTAATTGTTATCCCGGTAGCACAGACCCTCGTTGCCCTAAACCAACAACCCCTGCACCACCTAGGTGTTTCCCAGGCAGCACAGATCCACGTTGTCCTAAGCCAACCACACCAGCACCACCAAACTGCTATCCTGGTAGTCAAGACCCTCGCTGTCCGAAGCCAACTACGCCTTCAGCACCAAATTGTTATCCCGGTAGCACAGACCCTCGTTGCCCTAAACCAACAACACCTGCGCCACCAAGGTGCTTCCCAGGCAGCACAGATCCTCGTTGCCCAAAACCGACCACGCCTTCAGCACCAAATTGTTATCCTGGAAGCACAGACCCGCGTTGTCCAAAGCCAACAACGCCTGCTCCACCAAGGTGCTTCCCAGGCAGCACAGATCCCAGGTGCCCAAAACCAACAACACCTGCTCCTCCCAATTGTTTCCCTGGATCCACCGATCCGAGATGCCCGAAACCAACATCACCTAAACCAGTATGTTATCCAGGTTCTCCTGATCCTAAATGCCCACAGCCTCCTCGCCCTACAACATTGAATCCTCCAACATATTTACCACCAGGCCCGACCACGCCGGCAACACCACCGGCTCCTAAATGCTATCCCGGTTCTAATGACCCTAGATGCCCTCAACCAACAACACCCGCGCCTCCGAGGTGTTTCCCAGGCAGTACAGATCCTCGTTGCCCTAAGCCAACCACACCGGCACCACCAAACTGCTATCCTGGCAACACCGACCCTAGGTGTCCAAAACCCACCACACCTGCGCCACCAAACTGTTACCCTGGCAACAATGATCCTAGATGTCCGAGACCAACAACCCCAGCGCCGCCAAGGTGCTTCCCAGGAAGTACAGACCCGCGTTGTCCAAAACCAACAACACCTGCGCCTCCCAACTGTTTCCCTGGATCCACTGATTCAAGATGCCCACAACCGACTACACCAGCACCACCTAGATGCTTCCCGGGCAGCACAGACCCTCGTTGTCCTAAGCCAACCACGCCAGCACAACCAAACTGCTATCCCGGTAGTCAAGATCCTAGGTGCCCAAAACCGACCACACCGGCACCACCAAATTGCTATCCTGGAAACACCGATCCTAGGTGTCCGAAACTAACAACCCCAGCGCCACCAAGGTGCTTCCCAGGTAGCACAGACCCTCGTTGTCCTAAGCCAACCACGCCAGCACAACCGAACTGTTACCCAGGAAACACAGATCCGAGATGCCCGAGACCAACCTCTCCCAAACCCGTTTGCTATCCAGGCTCACCTGATCCTAAGTGTCCACAGCCTACTCGCCCAACAACTTTGAGTCCTCCTACTTATTTGCCACCAGTGCCTACTACACCATCAATTCCACCAACGCCTAAGTGTTACCCTGGTTCCAATGATCCAAGGTGTCCCAAACCAACCACCCCTGCACCTCCTAACTGTTATCCCGGTAGCAACGACCCTCGTTGCCCTAAACCAACAACACCCGCACCTCCAAGGTGCTTCCCAGGCAGCACAGATCCTCGTTGCCCTAAGCCAACTACGCCGGCACCACCGAACTGCTATCCTGGCAACACCGACCCTAGGTGCCCTAAGCCAACCACACCCGCTCCACCAAACTGCTATCCTGGCAACACCGACCCTCGTTGCCCTAAGCCAACCACACCGGCACCACCAAACTGCTATCCTGGCAACACTGATCCTAGGTGTCGAAAACCCACCACACCGGCACCACCAAACTGCTATCCTGGCAACACCGATCCTAGGTGTCCAAAACCCACCACACCTGCGCCTCCTAACTGTTACCCTGGCAACAATGATCCTAGATGTCCGAGACCAACAACCCCAGCGCCACCAAGGTGCTTCCCAGGAAGTACAGATCCAAGATGCCCGAAACCAACAACTCCAAAACCTGTTTGCTATCCAGGCTCCCCTGACCCTAAATGCCCACAGCCACCGCGTCCTACAACTTTGAATCCTCCCACATACTTACCACCTGAGCCTACTACATCACCAGCACCAAAATGTTACCCCGGTTCTAATGACCCTAGATGTCCAAAGCCAACCACACCTGCACCTCCTCGTTGTTTCCCTGGATCGACTGATCCGAGATGCCCTAAGCCTACCACTCCGGCTCCACCAAACTGCTATCCGGGTAACACGGATCCAAGATGTCCGAGACCAACGACGCCTGCCCCTCCCAACTGTTATCCCGGTAGCACAGACTCTCGTTGTCCAAAGCCAACAACACCTGCGCCTCCTCGGTGTTTCCCTGGATCAACAGATCCGAGATGCCCTAAACCTACCACACCAGCTCCCCCTAACTGTTACCCCGGTAGTACAGACCCACGTTGTCCCAAACCAACGACACCAGCACCACCAAACTGCTACCCTGGCAACACCGATCCTCGGTGCCCAAAACCGACCACACCTGCGCCTCCTAACTGTTACCCTGGCAACACCGACCCTAGGTGCCCAAGACCGACCACACCGGCACCACCAAACTGCTATCCTGGCAACACCGATCCACGTTGTCCAAAGCCAACCACACCTGCGCCTCCTCGGTGTTTCCCTGGATCAACAGATCCAAGATGCCCTAAACCTACCACACCAGCTCCCCCTAACTGTTACCCCGGTAGTACAGACCCACGTTGTCCCAAACCAACGACACCAGCGCCACCAAACTGCTATCCTGGCAACACTGATCCTAGGTGTCCAAGACCTACAACCCCTGCGCCACCAAGGTGCTTCCCAGGTAGCACAGATCCCCGTTGTCCTAAACCAACGACGCCAACCCCAACAAAGCCCGTGTGCTATCCTGGTTCACCGGATCCAAAATGCCCACAGCCACCGCGTCCTACAACATTGAATCCTCCAACTTACTTGCCACCAGAGCCTACTACAGTTCCAACACCGCCAGCACCTAAATGTTACCCTGGATCTAATGATCCCAGATGTCCAAAACCAACAACTCCAGCGCCTCCTCGATGCTTCCCTGGATCAACAGACCCTCGTTGTCCGAAGCCAACCACACCTGCTCCACCAAACTGTTACCCTGGTAACACAGACCCACGTTGTCCTAGACCAACTACACCTGAGCCACCAAGGTGTTTCCCAGGCAGCACTGACCCCCGTTGTCCGAAGCCAACCACGCCTGCACCACCAAACTGTTACCCCGGTAGCACAGACCCACGTTGTCCCAAACCAACAACTCCTGCGCCGCCAAGGTGCTTCCTAGGAAGCACAGATCCTAGGTGCCCGAAACCAACTACACCCGCTCCACCAAACTGTTATCCTGGTAACACAGACCCACGTTGTCCTAGACCAACTACACCTGAGCCACCAAGGTGTTTCCCAGGCAGCACTGACCCTCGTTGTCCGAAGCCAACCATACCTGCTCCACCAAACTGTTACCCAGGGTCTACTGATCCGAGATGTCCTAAACCAACCACACCAGCTCCACCTAACTGTTACCCCGGTAGCACAGACCCACGTTGTCCCAAACCAACAACACCTGCACCTCCAAGGTGCTTCCCTGGCAGTACAGATCCTAGGTGTCCCAAACCGACCACTCCTGCGCCTCCCAACTGTTACCCCGGCAACAATGATCCTAGATGTCCAAGACCAACACCTCCAAAACCTGTTTGCTATCCAGGCTCCCCTGACCCCAACTGCCCACAGCCTCCACGGCCTACAACACTAAATCCTCCCACTTATTTACCACCGGAGCCCACAACAGCGGTGACACCATCACCAGCACCCAAGTGTTATCCTGGCTCCAGTGATCCAAGATGTCCTAAACCTACTACACCTGCACCACCAAGATGTTTCCCAGGAAGCACAGACCCTAGATGCCCGAAACCCACCACTCCTGAGCCTCCTCGGTGCTTCCCTGGCTCTAATGACCCCAGGTGTCCCAAACCCACAACACCTGAGCCACCTCGTTGCTTCCCGGGTTCCAGTGACCCTAGATGTCCCAAACCCACAACACCTGAGCCACCTCGTTGCTTCCCAGGATCCAGTGACCCCAGGTGTCCCAAACCAACAACTCCCGAGCCACCCCGTTGTTTCCCGGGCTCCAGTGACCCTAGATGCCCGAAGCCCACAACACCTGAGCCACCTCGTTGCTTCCCAGGTTCCAGTGACCCTAGATGCCCCAAGCCCACAACACCTGAGCCACCTCGTTGCTTCCCTGGTTCCAGTGACCCTAGATGTCCCAAGCCCACAACACCTGAGCCACCTCGTTGCTTTCCAGGTTCCAGTGACCCTAGATGTCCCAAGCCCACAACACCTGAGCCTCCTCGTTGCTTCCCGGGTTCCAGTGACCCTAGATGTCCCAAGCCCACAACACCTGAGCCACCTCGTTGCTTCCCTGGTTCCAGTGACCCCAGGTGTCCCAAACCCACTACTCCCGAGCCACCCCGTTGTTTCCCTGGATCAACAGATTCTAGATGCCCCAGGCCAACGACTCCTAAACCAGTTTGCTACCCAGGTTCGCCCGATCCTAAGTGTCCTCAACCCCCACGGCCAACCACATTAAATCCTCCCACATATTTGCCACCGACAACTCAAACTCTTAAATGTTACCCGGGTTCTAATGACCCCAGATGCCCGAAACCAACTACTCCCGAGCCACCACGTTGCTTCCCTGGATCGACTGATCCTAGATGTCCCAGACCAACAACACCTGAGCCTCCTAGGTGCTTCCCAGGCTCCAGTGACCCTAGGTGCCCCAAACCCACCACCCCTGAGCCTCCTCGGTGCTTCCCAGGATCCAGCGACCCTAGGTGCCCCAAACCCACCACCCCTGAGCCTCCTCGGTGCTTCCCAGGCTCCAGCGACCCTAGGTGCCCCAAACCCACCACCCCTGAGCCTCCTCGTTGCTTCCCAGGCTCCAGCGACCCAAGGTGCCCCAAACCCACCACTCCTGAGCCTCCTCGGTGCTTCCCAGGCTCCAGCGACCCTAGGTGCCCCAAACCCACCACTCCTGAGCCTCCTCGGTGCTTCCCAGGCTCCAGCGACCCAAGGTGCCCCAAACCCACCACTCCTGAGCCTCCTCGGTGCTTCCCCGGCTCCAGTGACCCTCGGTGCCCCAAACCCACCACTCCTGAGCCTCCTCGGTGCTTCCCAGGCTCCAGCGACCCAAGGTGCCCCAAACCCACCACTCCTGAGCCTCCTCGGTGCTTCCCCGGCTCTAATGATCCAAGATGCCCGAAGGCTACAACACCTGAACAGCCACGATGCTATCCCGGATCCAACGATCCCAGATGTCCCAAACCTACGACTCCCGAACCACCTCGGTGCTTCCCCGGATCAAACGATCCTAGATGCCCGAAACCTACTAGTCCTAAACCAGTTTGCTACCCCGGTTCTCCTGATCCCAAGTGTCCTCAACCACCACGACCTACCACGTTAAATCCTCCCACATATTTGCCACCTACGACACAAACGCTTAAATGTTACCCAGGCTCTAATGACCCTCGATGCCCCAAACCTACGACTCCCGAACCACCTCGGTGCTTCCCTGGTTCCAACGATCCAAGGTGCCCCAAGCCAACCACGCCAGAACCACCTCGATGCTTCCCTGGATCGAATGACCCTAGATGCCCTAAGCCTACAACACCTGAGCAACCTAGATGCTACCCAGGTTCCAGTGACCCTAGGTGCCCTAAGCCCACAACTCCCGAGCCACCTCGATGCTTCCCTGGATCGAATGACCCTAGATGCCCTAAGCCTACAACACCTGAGCAACCTAGATGCTACCCTGGTTCAAACGACCCTAGGTGCCCCAAACCTACGACTCCCGAACCACCTCGGTGCTTCCCTGGATCGAATGACCCTAGATGCCCTAAGCCTACAACACCTGAGCAACCTAGATGCTACCCTGGTTCAAACGATCCTAGGTGCCCCAAACCTACGACTCCCGAACCACCTCGGTGCTTCCCTGGATCGAATGACCCTAGATGCCCTAAGCCTACAACACCTGAGCAACCTAGATGCTACCCAGGTTCCAGTGACCCTAGATGCCCTAAACCTACAACGCCCGAGCAACCTCGATGCTATCCCGGTTCTAATGACCCTAGGTGCCCCAAGCCTACACAACCACCAACTCCAAGCTCTTGTTACCCTGGATCTAGGGATCCCAAGTGCCCTCAACCATTTGCTCCCAGTAGTACAAACCCGCCTTCGACATATTTGCCCCCATTCCCAGAGCAAAATGAAGTCAATGGACCAAGGGTCAGCAGATTAGTCAAGGATAAGGACTTGGAAGATGACAAGTCCTACGCAGATACTCAATCAGAAATAG atTCCTTTGAATCCTCTCGAACCCAACCCAGGTCGAGAAAGGTGCGTGATGTAAGCGGTGCCAGTGAGACAATAGCATTCGTTACCAGTGGAAATGCCATCGTCTACGTTGCCATTGGCTCAGCCACAGTTATGCTAATGTCTATCACACTTGCcatttatttgtacaaaaataacaaaacacacaaGTCAAAAACTGTATCACAAACTAAAACGAACCCCTGTTAA